A genomic segment from Flavobacterium inviolabile encodes:
- a CDS encoding zinc-dependent metalloprotease, protein MKRQLLFVVSAFCIFASGYAQSSLWSKVSEDKIRMYEKTERASQPQKFELFSLDLAALKTKLQTAPLRDNSNGNSNVVISFPNPQGNLDSYRIFESPVMDAALAAKYPGIKSYIGKGIEDPTATINFTVTLFGLHTMTLSAKTGTSYIDTYTKDLNNYIVYSRDGLTTNRTFSCMIEDDHEQVSGKMIQDASLALASDGKYRVFRLAMACTIEYAAYHVNAAGLSTGTLAQKKAAVLAAMNVTMNRVNGLYERDMAMHMNLVANNDLIIFIDSDNFTNDNANTLINESQTVIDANIGLSNYDIGHTVSTGGGGLAQLNSPCTNNKARGITGSPAPVGDPYDIDYVAHEMGHQFGATHTFNGIGGNCTTSTRSNATAVEPGSGNTIMGYAGICPGVDVQNNSDSHFHAVSIAQMQTFVNGAGSCAVTTNNGNAAPVVNAGADYTIPYGTAFILKGSATDTAGESLTYCWEQTDTQISTQPPVATATTGPNFRSFPPSSNPNRYMPRFQDVLAGNLVPTWEVVPNAARTMNFALTVRDNKTPNGGQTNRDNMVVTFANTGPFRITSPSTADVSWTQGSSQTVTWDVAGTTANGINTANVNILLSTDDGATFTTLVANTPNDGSQVITVPNVASPKCRVMVEAVGNIFYALSKNIAIGYTISTTCNTYTANPNTTIAAQNPIAWQILGQVNVPDNVTISDLNLAVNISHTKINDLYIGLLKPGATTVGEIRIVYQQGCSALTTSNMVTTFDDAGVALACAGIGANNTYKPLNSLDVFNGQSSAGNWRLVIADVAAANNGTLNSFGVNICSRTETLGSESFGLQDFNIYPNPNNGNFKIEFNSNSNNDIKVVLHDIRGREIFNKSYQNSGLFNQDIQLNQVQSGIYIVSVLDGERKEVRKIVVE, encoded by the coding sequence ATGAAAAGACAATTACTTTTTGTTGTATCGGCCTTTTGTATTTTTGCTTCCGGCTATGCACAAAGTTCATTATGGAGTAAAGTTAGCGAGGACAAAATTCGAATGTATGAGAAAACGGAACGCGCTTCCCAGCCTCAAAAATTTGAATTATTTTCACTTGATCTTGCTGCTTTAAAAACAAAATTACAAACAGCACCGCTTAGAGACAACTCCAATGGCAATTCCAATGTAGTTATTTCCTTTCCTAACCCACAAGGAAATTTAGACAGCTATCGTATTTTCGAATCCCCTGTAATGGATGCTGCATTAGCAGCTAAATACCCAGGTATCAAATCCTATATCGGAAAAGGAATTGAAGATCCTACTGCTACAATCAATTTCACAGTAACCCTATTCGGATTACACACAATGACATTGTCTGCAAAAACAGGAACAAGCTATATTGATACCTATACAAAAGACTTAAACAATTATATTGTTTACTCGAGAGACGGATTGACTACCAACCGCACTTTCAGCTGTATGATTGAAGACGATCACGAACAAGTTTCCGGAAAAATGATTCAGGATGCTTCTCTTGCATTGGCAAGTGACGGGAAATACCGTGTTTTCCGTTTGGCTATGGCCTGTACAATCGAGTATGCCGCTTACCACGTAAATGCAGCTGGTCTTAGCACCGGAACTCTTGCTCAGAAAAAAGCAGCCGTTTTAGCAGCAATGAACGTTACCATGAACCGTGTTAACGGATTATACGAAAGAGACATGGCTATGCACATGAATTTAGTAGCTAATAACGACCTTATCATCTTTATCGATTCTGATAACTTCACTAACGACAACGCCAATACGCTTATTAACGAAAGTCAAACCGTTATCGATGCAAACATCGGTCTTTCCAATTACGATATCGGACACACCGTTAGTACAGGTGGTGGAGGTCTGGCTCAGCTAAACTCTCCATGTACAAACAACAAAGCAAGAGGAATCACGGGTTCACCAGCTCCGGTTGGAGATCCATACGATATTGACTATGTAGCTCACGAAATGGGACACCAATTTGGTGCCACACACACTTTCAACGGTATTGGAGGAAACTGTACAACAAGTACACGTAGCAACGCTACAGCTGTAGAACCAGGAAGTGGTAACACGATTATGGGTTATGCAGGTATCTGCCCTGGTGTAGACGTACAAAACAATTCTGATTCACATTTCCACGCTGTAAGTATTGCACAAATGCAAACTTTCGTTAACGGAGCAGGTAGCTGTGCCGTAACAACCAATAACGGAAATGCAGCACCGGTTGTAAATGCCGGAGCTGATTACACGATTCCTTACGGAACTGCTTTTATCCTTAAAGGAAGCGCTACTGATACTGCAGGAGAATCACTTACTTACTGCTGGGAGCAAACAGATACACAAATATCTACACAGCCTCCTGTAGCTACTGCTACAACCGGACCTAACTTCAGATCATTCCCTCCATCTTCGAATCCTAACCGTTATATGCCAAGATTCCAGGATGTTTTAGCCGGAAACCTTGTACCAACATGGGAAGTAGTTCCTAATGCTGCAAGAACAATGAACTTTGCGCTAACCGTTAGAGACAACAAAACACCAAACGGAGGTCAGACAAACCGTGACAACATGGTTGTTACATTTGCTAATACAGGACCATTCAGAATCACGTCTCCAAGTACTGCTGATGTTTCATGGACACAAGGTTCTTCACAAACTGTTACCTGGGATGTAGCAGGAACAACTGCAAACGGTATCAATACCGCTAACGTAAACATCTTATTATCTACTGACGACGGAGCAACCTTCACTACTTTGGTAGCGAACACTCCAAACGATGGTTCACAAGTAATCACTGTACCAAACGTTGCCTCTCCTAAATGTAGAGTTATGGTAGAAGCAGTTGGAAATATCTTCTATGCTTTATCAAAAAATATCGCAATAGGATATACTATTTCTACAACTTGTAACACATACACTGCTAATCCTAACACTACAATTGCTGCACAAAATCCAATTGCATGGCAAATATTAGGACAGGTAAATGTTCCGGACAACGTAACAATATCTGATTTAAACCTTGCGGTTAATATTTCACATACAAAAATCAATGATCTATACATTGGTTTATTAAAACCGGGAGCAACTACAGTAGGAGAAATCCGTATTGTTTACCAACAAGGATGTTCTGCCCTTACAACAAGCAACATGGTTACTACTTTTGATGATGCAGGAGTTGCGCTTGCCTGTGCAGGAATCGGAGCAAACAACACTTACAAGCCATTAAACTCATTAGACGTATTTAACGGACAGAGTTCTGCAGGAAACTGGAGATTGGTTATCGCTGACGTTGCTGCCGCAAATAACGGTACTTTAAACAGCTTTGGTGTAAACATTTGTTCCAGAACAGAAACTCTGGGAAGTGAAAGTTTCGGATTACAGGATTTCAATATCTATCCAAACCCTAACAATGGTAATTTCAAAATTGAATTCAACTCTAACTCTAACAACGATATCAAAGTTGTTTTACACGATATCAGAGGAAGAGAGATTTTCAACAAATCATACCAAAACTCAGGATTATTCAATCAGGACATCCAATTAAACCAGGTACAATCTGGTATCTATATCGTTTCCGTTCTTGACGGAGAGCGAAAAGAAGTAAGAAAGATTGTTGTTGAATAA
- a CDS encoding 2OG-Fe(II) oxygenase has translation MSDFQLNPIYEQIIDDLLQQQYSIADDFFSDNEVIALRESLLQKYEEDNFKKSAIGNLSNEKIIDAVRGDFILWLNEEESNAAEKAFFNKINDFVQYLNRTCFMGIQNQEFHYALYPEGTFYKRHLDTFQSDSRRKLSMVCYLNEQNWQPDYGGELAIYKDNNGLEVTENIYPVKGRMVIFESQLLEHEVKPVKQPRLSITGWLKTR, from the coding sequence ATGAGTGATTTTCAATTGAATCCAATATACGAGCAGATCATAGACGATTTGCTGCAGCAGCAATACAGCATCGCTGATGATTTTTTTTCTGATAATGAAGTAATTGCCCTTCGGGAAAGTTTGTTGCAGAAATATGAAGAAGACAACTTTAAAAAATCCGCTATCGGAAACCTCAGCAATGAAAAAATTATAGATGCCGTTCGTGGCGATTTTATTCTCTGGCTGAATGAAGAAGAAAGCAATGCAGCAGAAAAAGCATTTTTCAATAAAATAAACGATTTCGTACAATACCTGAACAGAACCTGTTTTATGGGGATTCAGAACCAGGAGTTTCATTATGCCCTGTATCCGGAAGGGACTTTTTATAAAAGGCATCTGGATACGTTCCAGAGCGACAGCAGAAGAAAGCTGTCGATGGTGTGTTACCTGAACGAGCAAAACTGGCAGCCCGATTATGGTGGTGAACTGGCTATTTATAAAGATAATAATGGGCTGGAAGTCACCGAAAATATTTATCCCGTTAAAGGAAGAATGGTTATTTTTGAAAGTCAGCTGCTGGAACACGAAGTGAAACCGGTCAAACAACCCCGGCTGAGTATTACCGGCTGGTTAAAAACCCGGTAA
- a CDS encoding T9SS-dependent choice-of-anchor J family protein, producing the protein MKKTTLQIFALIAVGMFSNAAMAQNPTRKVTHFGKVIELPTQALTPSGHIRCMTDENEAYLRAENPKRATNEQFETWLAPKIAQIKADRAAGKNVQQVYNIPVVIHIIHNGDAIGTGENITDAQARSQINVMNQDYRKMVGTPGGANSTGLAVDIEINFCLAQTDPSGNLTTGIIRHNIAPYSNNITNGAGGPDWETRADVETMKAATIWDPNQYLNMWTIRPGGNPLNHPTAPGLDGLLGYAQFPSNSNLGGLNVNGGAANTDGVVAGYDAFGTIAENDGTFMMNGTYNLGRTMTHEVGHWLGLRHIWGDSSSCTVDATDSFNDYCLDTPAAAAANYTCATVNSCPLSPGNDMIQNYMDYTNDACMDTFTQNQKDRIVAVMQNSPRRNSLNASTKCQTPTPIIRFDNSTGSVNEGTNCSYTEVNFPVSIGKAPSANAVVTFNVAAGGTATQGVDYQIMTPTVTFAAGAVTSQNLTVRVFNDGLVEANETFTVNMTLNANGGDATLNTAASSIVVTIIDNDAAPSASQTTVLLTEDFEDATGWTILDGDGDGKNWGLISGLSGAPWTGISGAFAYSATDNLILTGGVGSNPNADNYMISPQFTIPAGATAASVSYAIGGYSRTANPTGYKEHYYVYFTTNKATAAAIQAGAVLENNREIPARAAEMRTHNLTAYAGQTGYLVFRHFHNPNGNGMLMLDTVDVTSTVSTAVQTAVNTSTAYQASVPTSGVTYAKDATTGKVMASITSDAFNYGCTSVAVSRDQATAGAAAVAYNGNNTPSRLVMAKSFTITPATNNTSGNVTLKFYFTEAEIAAWEAATGNSRNALKVIKQGATTANTATLGAFGPNVTLETVVNTGMNGVYFFGTDASLSASSFEIINSVSVYPNPANDFLNINIPGDLSRTDYIIYNSLGQTVLAKNNVSQVDLVVNTSAFAKGVYFIKINKDGSSKTLGFIKN; encoded by the coding sequence ATGAAAAAAACTACATTGCAGATTTTTGCATTAATCGCAGTTGGAATGTTTTCCAATGCAGCGATGGCGCAGAATCCTACAAGAAAAGTTACTCATTTTGGTAAGGTGATTGAACTCCCAACGCAAGCACTAACGCCAAGTGGTCATATCAGATGTATGACGGATGAGAATGAGGCTTATTTGCGAGCGGAAAACCCAAAAAGAGCTACAAATGAGCAATTTGAAACATGGCTGGCTCCAAAGATCGCTCAGATAAAAGCAGATCGTGCTGCCGGGAAAAATGTTCAGCAAGTGTATAACATTCCTGTTGTAATTCACATTATCCACAATGGAGATGCGATTGGTACCGGTGAGAATATTACCGATGCTCAGGCACGTTCCCAGATCAATGTGATGAATCAGGATTACAGAAAAATGGTTGGAACTCCGGGAGGAGCAAACTCAACCGGTTTGGCTGTAGATATTGAAATTAACTTCTGTCTGGCTCAGACAGATCCTTCCGGAAACTTAACGACAGGTATCATCAGACATAATATTGCGCCTTACAGCAATAATATTACCAATGGTGCCGGTGGTCCTGACTGGGAAACCAGAGCAGATGTTGAGACGATGAAAGCAGCGACAATCTGGGATCCGAATCAATATTTGAATATGTGGACAATTCGTCCGGGTGGTAATCCTTTAAATCATCCAACAGCACCTGGATTAGACGGGTTGTTAGGTTATGCTCAGTTTCCTTCAAACTCTAACTTAGGAGGTCTGAATGTAAATGGTGGTGCAGCAAATACTGATGGTGTTGTTGCAGGTTACGATGCATTTGGAACAATTGCTGAAAATGATGGTACATTCATGATGAATGGAACGTATAATTTAGGAAGAACCATGACACACGAAGTAGGTCACTGGTTAGGTTTACGTCACATTTGGGGAGATAGCTCCAGTTGTACTGTTGATGCAACAGACAGTTTTAATGACTATTGCTTGGATACTCCTGCAGCTGCGGCAGCAAACTATACTTGTGCTACCGTTAACTCTTGCCCGTTGTCTCCAGGAAACGATATGATCCAGAATTATATGGATTATACAAACGATGCGTGTATGGACACATTTACACAAAATCAAAAAGACCGTATCGTTGCGGTTATGCAGAACTCACCAAGAAGAAACTCATTAAATGCTTCAACGAAGTGTCAGACCCCTACACCAATTATCCGTTTTGATAATTCTACAGGTTCTGTAAATGAAGGTACAAACTGTAGTTATACAGAAGTTAATTTCCCGGTTTCTATCGGAAAAGCGCCTTCTGCTAATGCAGTTGTTACTTTTAATGTGGCTGCTGGCGGAACAGCAACTCAGGGAGTAGATTACCAAATCATGACACCAACAGTAACTTTTGCTGCCGGTGCGGTAACTTCTCAGAACTTAACAGTTCGTGTGTTTAATGACGGTTTAGTAGAAGCTAATGAAACGTTCACAGTGAACATGACATTAAATGCTAATGGTGGTGATGCTACCTTAAATACAGCTGCAAGCTCAATTGTTGTTACAATTATCGACAATGATGCTGCTCCTTCAGCTTCGCAAACAACTGTTTTATTAACGGAAGATTTCGAAGATGCAACAGGATGGACTATCCTTGATGGTGACGGTGATGGTAAAAACTGGGGATTAATTTCTGGTTTATCAGGAGCTCCATGGACAGGTATTTCAGGTGCGTTTGCTTATTCTGCAACAGATAACCTTATTTTAACCGGTGGAGTAGGATCTAATCCTAACGCTGATAACTATATGATCAGCCCGCAATTCACAATTCCTGCAGGTGCTACTGCAGCAAGTGTTTCATACGCAATTGGAGGTTATAGCAGAACAGCTAACCCTACAGGTTATAAAGAACATTATTATGTGTACTTTACAACAAATAAAGCTACAGCTGCAGCAATTCAGGCTGGTGCAGTTTTAGAAAATAACAGAGAAATTCCGGCGAGAGCTGCAGAAATGAGAACGCATAACCTTACGGCTTATGCAGGTCAGACAGGTTATTTGGTTTTCAGACACTTCCACAATCCAAATGGAAATGGAATGTTGATGCTGGATACAGTTGATGTTACTTCAACCGTTTCTACTGCTGTTCAAACAGCTGTTAACACTTCTACTGCTTACCAGGCAAGTGTTCCTACAAGCGGTGTAACGTATGCTAAAGATGCTACTACCGGTAAAGTAATGGCAAGTATTACAAGTGATGCATTCAACTATGGATGTACTTCAGTGGCTGTTTCCAGAGATCAGGCAACTGCAGGTGCTGCTGCTGTAGCCTATAACGGAAATAATACTCCTAGCAGATTAGTTATGGCGAAATCATTTACAATTACGCCTGCAACTAACAATACTTCTGGAAACGTTACGTTGAAATTCTACTTCACAGAAGCGGAAATCGCTGCATGGGAAGCTGCAACCGGAAATTCAAGAAATGCTCTTAAAGTTATCAAACAGGGAGCTACTACAGCAAATACAGCTACTTTAGGTGCTTTCGGACCTAACGTTACTTTAGAAACTGTTGTGAATACAGGTATGAATGGTGTTTATTTCTTCGGAACAGATGCCAGCTTAAGTGCTTCAAGCTTTGAGATAATCAACTCTGTAAGCGTTTATCCTAACCCGGCAAATGACTTCCTGAATATTAACATTCCTGGAGATTTGTCAAGAACAGATTATATTATCTATAACAGCTTAGGACAAACAGTTCTTGCTAAAAATAATGTTTCTCAGGTTGACTTAGTTGTAAACACGTCAGCTTTTGCAAAAGGAGTATACTTTATTAAAATCAATAAAGACGGTTCTTCTAAAACATTAGGATTTATTAAAAACTAA
- a CDS encoding 6-pyruvoyl trahydropterin synthase family protein — MSNIRITKQFTFETGHALYGYDGKCKNVHGHSYKLSVTVIGRPITDNTNVKYGMVIDFGDLKKIVKEEIVDVFDHATVFNQNTPHLELANELKNRGHHVILVEYQPTSENMVTDFAAKIKNRLPHGIHLHSLKLQETETSFAEWYQSDNL; from the coding sequence ATGAGTAACATCAGAATCACCAAACAATTCACTTTTGAAACCGGACATGCCCTATACGGATATGACGGAAAATGTAAAAACGTTCACGGTCACAGTTATAAATTATCGGTAACAGTAATCGGAAGGCCTATTACAGACAATACAAATGTGAAATACGGTATGGTTATCGATTTCGGTGACTTGAAGAAAATTGTAAAAGAAGAAATTGTTGATGTTTTTGACCATGCCACGGTTTTCAACCAGAACACGCCGCATCTAGAGCTGGCGAATGAGCTTAAAAACCGCGGTCATCATGTTATATTGGTGGAATACCAGCCAACAAGTGAAAACATGGTTACCGATTTTGCCGCAAAAATTAAAAACCGCTTACCACACGGAATCCACTTGCATTCTTTAAAATTACAGGAAACGGAAACCTCCTTTGCTGAATGGTACCAATCCGATAATCTGTAA
- a CDS encoding bifunctional riboflavin kinase/FAD synthetase, which yields MKIFSSIQEFHSESKTVVTLGTFDGVHLGHRSILEKVITSSKTLHAESLLLTFFPHPRMVLQQDSDIKLLNTIDEKSYLLKEFGIDNLIIHPFDQTFSRLTAEEFVKNILVDKFNIGKIIIGYDHRFGRNRTATIEDLIRFGQEYGFEVEQISAQEIDDVSISSTKIRNALDEGNVALANSYLGYDYFFTGTVVKGNQLGRTIGFPTANMQIAEEYKLIPKRGVYIVSSEIDGVPVNGMMNIGIRPTVDGENLTIEVNFLNFDGDLYGKKLRIAIHEKIREEQKFPSLDALKEQLALDKQTASAYFANQQ from the coding sequence TTGAAAATATTTTCATCAATACAGGAATTTCATTCGGAATCGAAAACAGTTGTTACTTTAGGAACCTTTGATGGTGTACATTTGGGACACAGAAGTATATTGGAAAAAGTAATCACAAGCAGTAAGACGCTGCATGCAGAAAGTCTGTTGCTTACTTTCTTTCCGCATCCGAGAATGGTCCTGCAGCAGGATTCGGATATAAAACTATTGAATACTATAGACGAAAAATCCTATCTTCTGAAAGAATTCGGAATCGATAACCTGATTATTCACCCGTTTGATCAGACCTTTTCCCGACTGACAGCCGAAGAATTTGTAAAAAATATCCTGGTAGATAAATTCAATATCGGCAAAATTATAATCGGATACGATCACCGTTTCGGAAGGAACAGAACGGCAACTATTGAGGACCTAATCCGTTTCGGACAGGAATACGGTTTTGAAGTAGAGCAAATCTCGGCTCAGGAAATCGATGATGTTTCGATTAGCTCTACCAAAATCAGAAATGCCCTGGATGAAGGCAATGTAGCCCTGGCAAATTCCTATCTGGGTTATGATTACTTCTTTACCGGAACCGTAGTAAAAGGAAACCAGTTGGGACGAACAATAGGCTTTCCAACCGCCAATATGCAGATTGCAGAAGAGTACAAGCTTATCCCGAAAAGAGGGGTTTATATCGTATCTTCAGAAATCGACGGTGTGCCGGTTAACGGCATGATGAATATCGGGATAAGACCTACTGTTGATGGTGAAAACCTGACCATTGAGGTTAACTTCCTGAATTTCGACGGAGATCTTTACGGTAAAAAACTACGAATTGCCATTCATGAAAAAATCAGGGAAGAACAGAAGTTTCCATCTCTGGATGCGCTCAAAGAACAACTGGCTCTGGATAAACAGACCGCTTCTGCCTATTTTGCAAACCAGCAATAA
- a CDS encoding T9SS type A sorting domain-containing protein, translating to MKKNTLLGLLGVAALTGLTPMATFAQKTPNQKGAMVFGKAVHASSVNPKTGHIRCATTEYEEYLRAQNPKRATTAQFEAWLAPLVEQAKNNKSEAGGVITIPVVVHVIHNGQALGAAPNITDAQVMSQITVLNNDYRRLAGTPGFNTNPVGADTMIQFALAKQDPNGNPTNGIDRVNLCQSSWSTTEIDNYVKPNTIWNPTQYLNMWSVNFTDDTLLGYAQFPSNSTLGGLSPDEGPANTDGVVSNFSTFGSSDYTDGTFMLAAPYDKGRTMTHEVGHWLGLRHIWGDNSSCTVNIADSFNDYCPDTPAASEENYECPTGTDSCPSSPGLDMIQNYMDYTDDTCMNIFTANQKTRIATVMNNALRRVELKTSTKDQPIALFANDAEIKIDTDCTAVLGAACGAGGQAVKKVIVYNRGTSTLTSVGLNYNVNGGANTPYTWTGSLASNAYAVISLPVAATASGTFNVAVTTANGVADQRATNNTASGTIAASLPANFETNQVVFRLQRDRYGAETTWNLKNSAGTILYQGSGYSNTSPSMPALLTQNWTLASNDCYTFTILDAEGDGICCDYGSGFYDIKTPTGTVIVSGGQFGDSESKAFRINALGTTEFNALGAITVYPNPTKDILNIMIPQGLDLPESYVVYNSLGQTIVAKNKVTTADLSVNTADLSNGVYFIKINKDGNTKTIKFVKN from the coding sequence ATGAAGAAAAATACTTTATTGGGTTTACTGGGTGTAGCGGCATTGACGGGACTAACTCCAATGGCTACGTTTGCCCAAAAAACACCCAACCAAAAAGGAGCGATGGTTTTTGGAAAAGCAGTACATGCTTCTTCGGTAAATCCTAAAACAGGACATATCAGATGTGCTACAACTGAATATGAAGAATACCTGCGTGCTCAAAACCCAAAAAGAGCAACTACTGCCCAGTTTGAGGCATGGTTGGCACCATTAGTGGAGCAGGCTAAAAATAATAAATCGGAAGCAGGCGGGGTAATCACTATCCCTGTAGTAGTACACGTAATTCATAACGGTCAGGCTTTAGGTGCTGCTCCGAATATTACAGATGCACAGGTAATGTCGCAAATCACGGTATTGAACAATGACTACAGAAGATTAGCGGGAACTCCTGGATTCAACACGAATCCTGTTGGAGCAGATACGATGATCCAGTTTGCTTTGGCAAAACAGGATCCGAACGGAAACCCTACTAACGGTATTGATCGTGTGAATTTATGTCAGTCTTCCTGGTCAACAACCGAGATTGATAATTATGTAAAACCAAATACGATCTGGAATCCGACACAATACCTGAACATGTGGTCTGTTAATTTTACAGACGATACGCTTTTAGGATATGCTCAATTTCCATCCAACTCCACTTTAGGAGGATTATCTCCTGACGAAGGTCCGGCGAATACAGACGGTGTTGTTTCGAACTTCTCTACTTTCGGAAGCTCGGATTATACAGACGGAACATTTATGTTAGCTGCTCCTTATGATAAAGGAAGAACCATGACACACGAAGTGGGACACTGGTTAGGATTACGTCATATCTGGGGTGATAACTCCAGCTGTACGGTAAATATCGCAGATAGCTTTAACGATTACTGTCCGGATACTCCGGCGGCTTCAGAGGAAAACTACGAATGCCCTACAGGAACAGATTCTTGTCCTTCAAGCCCGGGATTAGATATGATCCAGAACTATATGGATTATACAGATGATACCTGTATGAATATCTTTACAGCTAATCAGAAAACAAGAATTGCAACTGTAATGAACAATGCGCTTAGAAGAGTTGAATTGAAAACATCTACTAAAGACCAGCCGATTGCGCTTTTTGCAAATGATGCCGAAATTAAAATCGATACGGATTGTACAGCTGTTTTAGGAGCAGCATGCGGAGCAGGTGGTCAGGCAGTGAAAAAAGTAATTGTTTATAACAGAGGTACCAGTACGCTTACGTCTGTAGGATTAAACTACAATGTTAACGGTGGTGCAAACACACCATATACATGGACCGGATCATTAGCATCTAATGCTTATGCGGTAATCAGCTTACCGGTTGCGGCTACAGCAAGCGGAACGTTCAATGTAGCAGTTACAACGGCTAACGGTGTAGCAGATCAAAGAGCGACAAATAATACCGCTTCCGGTACTATTGCTGCTTCATTACCGGCAAACTTTGAAACCAATCAGGTAGTATTCAGATTGCAACGTGATCGTTATGGTGCTGAAACAACCTGGAACCTTAAAAACAGTGCCGGAACGATCCTGTATCAGGGAAGTGGTTATTCGAATACCAGTCCGAGCATGCCGGCTTTGTTAACACAAAACTGGACATTGGCAAGTAACGATTGTTATACATTCACAATTTTAGATGCAGAAGGAGATGGAATCTGCTGCGATTACGGAAGCGGATTCTATGATATCAAAACACCAACAGGAACTGTAATTGTTTCCGGAGGACAATTTGGTGATTCAGAATCAAAAGCATTCAGAATAAACGCATTAGGAACAACTGAATTTAACGCGTTAGGAGCGATAACAGTTTATCCGAACCCTACTAAAGATATTTTAAACATTATGATCCCGCAAGGTTTAGACCTTCCGGAAAGTTATGTTGTTTATAATAGTTTAGGTCAGACAATTGTAGCTAAAAATAAAGTTACTACTGCTGATTTAAGTGTTAATACAGCCGACTTGAGTAATGGTGTTTACTTTATCAAAATAAACAAAGACGGTAACACTAAAACGATCAAATTCGTTAAAAACTAA
- a CDS encoding UDP-2,3-diacylglucosamine diphosphatase: MNIPHNKKIYFASDQHFGAPTPEKSFPREQKFVAWLDLIKKDAEVLFLLGDLFDFWFEYKTVVPKGFIRVLGKLAELRDSGIHIYFFVGNHDLWMYDYFEKELNIPVYHTPQEFVFNDKLFLIGHGDGLGPGDKGYKRMKKVFTNPFSKWLFRWLHPDLGVRLAQYLSVKNKLISGAEDVKYLGEENEWLVQYSKQKLKSKQYDFFVFGHRHLPLEITLSEKATYINLGDWISYFTYGVFDGAAFELKKHTDQ; this comes from the coding sequence ATGAACATTCCGCATAACAAGAAAATATATTTTGCATCCGACCAGCATTTTGGCGCTCCAACCCCGGAAAAGAGTTTTCCGCGGGAGCAAAAGTTTGTGGCCTGGCTGGATCTGATTAAAAAAGATGCGGAAGTACTGTTCCTTCTGGGAGATTTATTCGATTTCTGGTTTGAATACAAAACCGTTGTTCCAAAAGGTTTTATCCGGGTTTTAGGCAAACTGGCGGAACTGAGAGACAGCGGCATCCACATTTATTTCTTTGTGGGTAATCACGATTTATGGATGTATGATTATTTTGAAAAAGAATTGAATATCCCGGTATATCACACACCGCAGGAGTTTGTTTTTAACGACAAATTGTTCCTGATTGGCCATGGCGACGGACTTGGTCCCGGCGACAAAGGTTATAAAAGAATGAAAAAGGTGTTTACCAATCCTTTTTCGAAATGGTTGTTCCGATGGCTTCACCCGGATTTAGGGGTTCGGCTGGCACAATATCTTTCCGTAAAAAACAAGCTGATTTCCGGTGCTGAAGACGTAAAATATTTAGGAGAAGAAAATGAGTGGCTTGTACAGTACTCCAAGCAAAAGCTGAAGTCCAAACAGTATGATTTCTTTGTTTTCGGGCACAGACATCTTCCTCTCGAAATTACACTTTCCGAAAAAGCTACTTATATCAATCTTGGCGACTGGATAAGTTATTTCACCTATGGTGTTTTTGACGGTGCGGCTTTTGAGTTAAAAAAACATACCGATCAATGA